ATCATTAGATGCAACAACTAAACAATTACAAATTTCCATTGATACTACCTGGGTACTACTCACAGGCTTTTTAGTATTCTTCATGCAAACTGGTTTTTCTATGTTAGAAGCGGGTTTGCTGCGCCAAAGAGGTGTAGTAAACGCCCTATTAGAAAACTTTATTGATGCGGCTGTCACCATTCTCATCTGGTGGGGTGTAGGATTTGGCATTGCCTTTGGCACAAGTGCTGGTGGATTCATTGGTACAGACACTTTTTTCTTGAGTCAATTACCAACTAATGGTGTTTTTACCAATGGTGGTTTACCAGGAATAGCTTCTGGACTCAATGCCTATACTTTGTTCTTCTTTCAGTTTGCCTTTGCGGCTACAGCCAGTACAATTACCACTGGGGCAATGGCTGGGAGAACAGACTTTATTGGTGATTTAATTTACAGTGCTGTTATGGCTGCATTCAGCTATCCCGTGGTTGTGCATTGGGTATGGAATTCCAGTGGTTGGTTAGCGAAAATTGGTTTTCATGACTTTGCTGGTAGTGCCGTAGTTCACACTGTTGGCGGTTGGACAGCCTTAGTAGGCGCTTATTTACTCGGACCCCGGCCTGGACGGACTCCTTGGGGACAAATTCCTCCTGCCCATAACTTAGGTTTAGCAGCTTTGGGAACAATGATTCTCTGGTATGGCTGGTATGGCTTTAACCCCGGTTCAACTCTGGGTACTGGTAGTCCTGGGTTAATTGGTTTGATTACCCTGAATACTACTCTTGGTGCTGGTGCTGGGGCATTATCAGCAATATTTTATCAATATACACGTTCCCATAAATGGGATTTAGTCTATTGTCTGAATGGTTCTTTGGCAGGACTGGTAGGGGTTACAGCAGGTTGCGCTTTTGTCGCACCTTGGGCTGCGGTTGTGATTGGTTTAACTGGCGGGATTTTAGTAGTTTTAGGCATTGATATTATTGAATCATGCAAAATTGATGACCCCGTGGGAGCATTTGCTGTTCATGGTATTAATGGCATGATGGGTACATTGGCAGTTGGCTTTTTAGGTCAATCAGAATTGACTTTAAACAAAAAAGCTGGACTGTTATT
The window above is part of the Dolichospermum sp. DET69 genome. Proteins encoded here:
- a CDS encoding ammonium transporter, which encodes MNKQIRPFYRLLALAIGSMVLAIFAPTVVQAADPVTLESLDATTKQLQISIDTTWVLLTGFLVFFMQTGFSMLEAGLLRQRGVVNALLENFIDAAVTILIWWGVGFGIAFGTSAGGFIGTDTFFLSQLPTNGVFTNGGLPGIASGLNAYTLFFFQFAFAATASTITTGAMAGRTDFIGDLIYSAVMAAFSYPVVVHWVWNSSGWLAKIGFHDFAGSAVVHTVGGWTALVGAYLLGPRPGRTPWGQIPPAHNLGLAALGTMILWYGWYGFNPGSTLGTGSPGLIGLITLNTTLGAGAGALSAIFYQYTRSHKWDLVYCLNGSLAGLVGVTAGCAFVAPWAAVVIGLTGGILVVLGIDIIESCKIDDPVGAFAVHGINGMMGTLAVGFLGQSELTLNKKAGLLLGGGFDLLGVQILGVVAISVFTITFALAMFSGLNAIGRLRVNPEADQIGIDNYEHGATVWPDVYAVEEFVEEEKSHSKNPQTSL